A single Parabacteroides timonensis DNA region contains:
- a CDS encoding RagB/SusD family nutrient uptake outer membrane protein, whose translation MRTIKYILSVFVAGLFSGGLMSCSDFLETKPSTAVADDDVFTTTAGAQSALNGCYYQMRARNSGGADRDDDYGIPSIQMIADMCGEDMMNNGRAWYVWNYNYWGETQANIFRAPQLWTFHYRLINNLNSVIAYVDGTEGDDLDKQYIKGQALAMRGWAYFSLTRLFQQTYAIAKDMPGLPLYTEPTTEKTEGQPRGTLEQTYTQIVSDLTTAEPMLEGFVRSANYPNVFNQAIVQGILSEVYQVMNNWSKSEEYAKKVLAQYPLSTVDDYTNGFNNHSTASWIWSIKQTEEQNMGDYSPFAMWYNGTRKCWTFGGFILADDFVSLFDEDDIRFKQLERWSEGEGDNKKEFWVSFKFRDNEDCRGSMVVMRSDEMLLNAAEAMARQGRDADAKELLWQLQDLRNAKRSESTGDQLIEDILKERRKELYGEGFAVFDLIRNQKPLLRTGNHVVYGGATPLPARSWRFIYQIPGTEIKNNKALVDETWPAGDQNPYSGTYEP comes from the coding sequence ATGAGAACAATTAAATATATTTTATCCGTATTTGTTGCAGGACTTTTTTCCGGAGGATTAATGTCTTGTAGTGATTTCCTAGAAACTAAACCATCTACAGCTGTTGCAGATGACGATGTTTTTACTACCACAGCCGGTGCTCAATCAGCATTGAATGGTTGTTATTATCAAATGCGTGCCCGTAACAGTGGAGGAGCTGACCGTGATGATGATTATGGGATTCCTTCTATACAAATGATTGCTGATATGTGTGGAGAAGATATGATGAATAACGGTAGAGCTTGGTATGTATGGAATTATAATTATTGGGGAGAAACACAGGCCAATATATTTCGTGCACCACAACTTTGGACATTCCATTATCGCTTGATCAACAATCTGAATTCTGTTATTGCTTATGTTGATGGCACCGAAGGTGACGATCTTGATAAACAATATATCAAAGGACAGGCCTTGGCAATGCGTGGGTGGGCTTATTTTAGTTTAACACGTCTATTTCAACAAACCTATGCAATAGCCAAAGATATGCCGGGACTTCCTTTATATACCGAACCGACAACTGAAAAGACAGAAGGGCAACCTCGTGGAACATTAGAACAAACTTATACGCAGATAGTTTCTGACCTGACTACAGCTGAACCGATGTTGGAAGGATTTGTTCGTAGTGCCAATTACCCAAATGTTTTTAATCAGGCTATTGTACAGGGAATTTTATCAGAAGTTTATCAGGTGATGAATAATTGGTCAAAATCGGAGGAATATGCGAAAAAAGTATTGGCCCAGTATCCGTTATCAACAGTCGATGATTATACAAATGGTTTTAATAATCATTCAACGGCATCATGGATTTGGTCGATCAAACAAACAGAAGAGCAGAATATGGGTGACTATTCTCCATTTGCCATGTGGTATAACGGTACTCGTAAATGCTGGACTTTTGGAGGCTTTATTTTAGCAGATGATTTTGTTAGTTTATTTGACGAAGATGACATTCGTTTTAAGCAGTTGGAACGTTGGTCGGAGGGAGAAGGTGATAATAAGAAAGAATTTTGGGTTTCATTTAAATTTCGTGATAACGAAGATTGCCGTGGTTCTATGGTTGTCATGCGTTCGGATGAAATGTTACTGAATGCAGCAGAAGCGATGGCTCGCCAAGGAAGGGATGCAGATGCTAAAGAATTGTTGTGGCAACTTCAGGATTTGAGAAATGCAAAGCGTTCAGAATCAACAGGTGATCAGTTGATTGAAGACATATTAAAAGAGAGACGGAAAGAACTATATGGAGAAGGTTTCGCTGTGTTCGATTTGATTCGTAATCAGAAACCCTTGTTACGTACAGGTAACCATGTCGTTTATGGTGGCGCAACGCCGTTACCGGCCCGTTCATGGCGTTTTATTTATCAGATACCAGGAACAGAAATAAAAAACAATAAAGCTTTAGTTGATGAAACCTGGCCTGCCGGTGACCAAAATCCCTATAGTGGAACATATGAGCCATAA
- a CDS encoding glycoside hydrolase family 43 protein, with protein sequence MLTFGLSVHGEGKYMNPLPVKFGDPYVLLASDGRYYMYGTGAGAVDGFCVYSSDNLIDWKAEGQVYRGNVPGSWAVANFWAPEVYERNGKYYMFFSADWKENPTNELENFRIGIAVSDKPTGPFKEMSDRPLFDPGYPAIDGNLLEDSDGRLYLYYSRCCYKHPVESEVADWARGKGMFKEIEESWIYGVELKPDLSGIIGEPVLVLRPPVTNEDPQAEWESRSVTSGEVNRRWTEGSYIFKKGDVFYMMYSANYFGGKNYAVGYATSKSPLGPFVKSANNPVLQKNVEKGGIVTGTGHNSVTYSKDGKQMYCVYHGRTEATGEERVVFIDKMGVDQEGNLYVEGPTTSLQQMR encoded by the coding sequence ATGTTAACCTTTGGTCTGTCTGTCCATGGCGAAGGTAAATATATGAATCCCCTACCTGTGAAATTTGGTGACCCCTATGTGCTGTTGGCTTCCGATGGCCGTTATTATATGTATGGCACGGGGGCAGGTGCCGTAGATGGCTTTTGTGTCTATTCATCGGATAATTTGATAGACTGGAAAGCGGAAGGCCAGGTGTATCGTGGTAATGTTCCCGGTTCCTGGGCTGTTGCTAACTTCTGGGCTCCGGAAGTATATGAACGGAATGGTAAGTATTATATGTTTTTCAGTGCAGACTGGAAAGAAAATCCGACGAATGAGTTGGAGAATTTCCGGATAGGTATTGCCGTATCCGATAAACCGACCGGCCCTTTTAAGGAAATGAGTGACCGTCCCCTTTTTGATCCCGGTTATCCGGCTATCGATGGAAATCTGCTGGAAGATTCCGATGGACGCCTTTATCTGTATTATTCACGGTGTTGTTATAAGCATCCGGTAGAAAGTGAAGTAGCTGATTGGGCGCGTGGGAAAGGAATGTTTAAAGAAATAGAAGAAAGCTGGATCTATGGTGTCGAACTGAAACCGGATTTGAGTGGTATTATCGGTGAGCCGGTTCTGGTTCTTCGTCCCCCTGTGACAAATGAAGATCCGCAGGCAGAATGGGAGAGTCGTTCTGTTACCTCCGGCGAAGTAAACCGCCGATGGACGGAGGGTTCTTATATCTTCAAAAAAGGAGATGTATTTTATATGATGTATTCTGCCAATTATTTTGGAGGCAAGAACTATGCTGTCGGTTATGCCACCTCTAAATCCCCGCTCGGTCCGTTTGTGAAGTCTGCGAACAACCCGGTATTGCAGAAGAATGTGGAAAAAGGAGGAATTGTAACCGGAACCGGTCATAACAGTGTGACTTATTCGAAAGATGGAAAGCAGATGTATTGTGTCTATCATGGACGTACGGAGGCGACCGGTGAAGAACGTGTTGTTTTTATCGATAAGATGGGAGTAGACCAGGAGGGCAACTTGTATGTTGAAGGACCTACTACTTCTTTGCAGCAGATGCGTTGA
- a CDS encoding DUF4254 domain-containing protein: MNFSEQCYRIFEQATKAYHVSDNVDATMHNPYEVKSIEFYLYLKNWIDAVQWHLEDIIRNPAIDPVEALAIKRRIDKSNQDRTDLVELIDSFFLDKYKEVKILPDATINTESPAWAVDRLSILTLKIYHMAEEAARPDATPEHKAKCEEKLNVLLEQKADLSTALDQLLADIKAGRKYMKVYKQMKMYNDPALNPVLYGKK; the protein is encoded by the coding sequence ATGAATTTCAGTGAACAGTGTTACCGGATATTTGAACAGGCTACGAAAGCGTATCATGTTTCTGATAATGTGGATGCAACTATGCACAACCCGTATGAGGTAAAAAGTATAGAGTTTTATCTCTATTTAAAAAACTGGATTGATGCAGTGCAATGGCATCTGGAAGATATAATCCGTAACCCGGCTATCGATCCGGTGGAGGCATTGGCTATCAAACGGCGTATTGACAAATCGAATCAGGATCGTACCGATTTGGTCGAACTGATCGATAGTTTCTTTCTGGATAAATACAAAGAAGTAAAAATCCTGCCTGATGCGACGATCAATACGGAAAGTCCGGCATGGGCGGTAGACCGTTTGTCTATCCTGACACTTAAAATCTATCATATGGCTGAAGAAGCAGCCCGTCCCGATGCGACTCCGGAACATAAGGCTAAGTGTGAAGAGAAGCTGAATGTGTTGTTGGAACAGAAGGCGGACCTGTCGACTGCCTTGGATCAGTTGTTGGCAGATATCAAAGCCGGTCGTAAATATATGAAAGTATACAAACAGATGAAGATGTATAATGATCCGGCATTAAATCCTGTACTATACGGTAAAAAATAA